From the genome of Candidatus Poribacteria bacterium:
AGGTATCGTCGTCCATCTGTCCAAGTGCATCGCGCGCCGGATTTTGCAGGAACGAACCGATTTCTGTGTCAATCGTGGTGGCGGCTGTATCTGGTGCTGTATATCCTTTTCTCGGCCAAATCTGTGGTACAAAGAGTTCAAAAGCGTCCGCTGTCGGCGTGAGCGTCACGAGTTTCATTCGGACATAGCCTTCCACTTCAGCCTTATCAATTTCAAACGTATCCAGCCACCATTCGCTCCATTCACCGACACCTAAGTCTGCAACGGAATCGTCTCCAGACCGACTTCGACAGATTCGCACTCGGTCATAACCGTTATCACCGGAGGCATAAATCAACCCATAAAAGGGTTTTGGGACGCGTGTCTCATCGGAGGCTTCACCTTTTGCGTAGACTGAAGGCATTACATCTTCTCTACCGCGTGCTAAAGGTTGGATCGTCAGCTGAACCTCTCGCACCGGTTCTGTGGAATCAGGCACGGCTTCCCATTCACCGCTCTCAATCGGTTCAATAGTGACAGGGTCAATGTGGCGGACTCTCTGTAATGCGCTTGGATCAAGTGTCTCAGGATCGCGCTGTCCACCGATAGGACGCGCTGCCCATTTCCCTGCGACAAAGAGGTGGTAGCCAGCAACCTGATGATGGTTCGAGACCCCCGGTCCCGTTCCTTCTACCTGAATGCCGGTTTTGACGGTGGGGGGCCAGGACATTTCCCACTTCACCAGAATCGGTTTTCCACCTACCCGTTCCACGAGATTCCAGAGATATTCGGATTGACATAAACCCGTGTTGATGCCCCACGTTGTTTTATCAAGGCGTTCTCCCAGTGCGCGGATGTTAAAGTCCATCACCCGATGTGTACCGGGCCATGAACCGGTAGAGAGTGCCGTCCACCCCGGCGGTGTCAAGGTCGGAAATACACCGATCATCGGACGATAGACCCCTGTCTGAACCAATTTCGCCATAGAGGGTGCATGTCCCCAATCAATCATATTTTTAACCAGTTCCATGCTTGCCCCATCCATTCCGATAACAATTGCGCGTTTTGCTGGGGCGAGCTGCGTACGTTTTGTCATAAAAACTCCTTCTATATTGAACAACTTTAGGTATTAAAGTTCAAGTTTTGCGTCCGCAATTGGGGTGGAAAGTTGGAAGATAGGAAGGTTGGAAGATAGAGGATACGGGGTTGCCGCCAGCCTTCCTCAAAACCTGATATTGATTTCTTAATGTTGCTTAGGGCCAAAACGACTTAATCAACGATACGATCGCTGCAAGTGCCGATCCCAATGCTATCCAGATGGTAGTCTTTACGTCTTAGTTTGATGTCGCTTCCTGTCTTCCCTCTAATTTACCCCGAATCCATCTAACGTCCCCGTGAAGATTAGTTACATCTTTTTCTACGGCTGCTAACCTACTATTTAGTTTCTCGTTCACTTGTTCTATTCTGCCTTCTACGCGTTCTATTTTGTCTTCCACGCGTTCGGTGGTGCGCTTGAGGTCTGCAATAGCACTTAATACCCGTTCTCTGAAATCTTGATCTGACATGTTTTCCACCTCCTTTGCTGTATCTATTATGACATAGAAAAGAGAAAAAGTCAAATCTATCGGTTATGGAACACGTTGAATGTAGATGTCGTAATCTTGTCCGCGGGCATCACTCCAGACGATGATTGCTGCGTCACCATCCGTAGATACAGCTTGCGGTGTGATTTGTTCTTTTGGTGCGTGACAGACAGGGATGCCATTGATTTCCCAAAGCGGTTTCCCATCGTCATCAAGCCGTTGCGCGTAGATTGCATCTTCAGTTGAATCCCCGAAATCCTCGCGATAATCCAGCCAATAGACGATGGCTCCCCCTACCTCACTCGTGGCAACGAGTTGAGGGAGACGTTGAACGCCGGCTCCGGTACAGACAGGGACCCCGCTGTTTTGCAAAGGTGCGTTT
Proteins encoded in this window:
- a CDS encoding alkaline phosphatase family protein, giving the protein MTKRTQLAPAKRAIVIGMDGASMELVKNMIDWGHAPSMAKLVQTGVYRPMIGVFPTLTPPGWTALSTGSWPGTHRVMDFNIRALGERLDKTTWGINTGLCQSEYLWNLVERVGGKPILVKWEMSWPPTVKTGIQVEGTGPGVSNHHQVAGYHLFVAGKWAARPIGGQRDPETLDPSALQRVRHIDPVTIEPIESGEWEAVPDSTEPVREVQLTIQPLARGREDVMPSVYAKGEASDETRVPKPFYGLIYASGDNGYDRVRICRSRSGDDSVADLGVGEWSEWWLDTFEIDKAEVEGYVRMKLVTLTPTADAFELFVPQIWPRKGYTAPDTAATTIDTEIGSFLQNPARDALGQMDDDTYFEVLDYHHQRLADVATHLATNNDWDILMVESHAPDYASHFFLSQADEISGAAPETIHRCREGLRRTYKSVDRMIGRLMEQADEETVVLVCSDHGGTPNQFRAVDIEDVLEETGFIVKDANGAIDWTKTRAVNVGLVHIFINLAGREPDGIVAPEDYEATQRELIAALHTYKDEKTGRHPFTLAVTRADAEMFNLHGDLVGDVVYALRPEFDGAHGKQLPSVSFGIGGQHSTFILSGAGVRQGVALQRQVRVVDVAPTLCYLLGLPMPNNVEGGVVYEALVDPNWHLTQLAGM